In Oceanispirochaeta sp., one genomic interval encodes:
- a CDS encoding uroporphyrinogen decarboxylase family protein: MENISSLGHAPVIPLSGANGVKLTGTTLKQNLTNSDIQLKTLRALKKRFQPDGMVMLMDLTVEAEAIGLPIHFEENESPSVSGHHIHN; the protein is encoded by the coding sequence ATGGAAAATATTTCAAGTCTTGGTCATGCTCCCGTGATCCCCCTAAGCGGGGCCAATGGTGTTAAGTTAACCGGTACAACCCTTAAACAGAACTTAACGAATTCGGATATTCAGTTGAAAACCCTGAGAGCCTTGAAAAAACGCTTTCAGCCGGACGGTATGGTTATGCTTATGGATTTAACCGTAGAGGCTGAAGCCATAGGCCTGCCCATCCATTTTGAAGAAAATGAAAGCCCGTCTGTTTCCGGGCATCATATTCACAAC